A window of the Gossypium hirsutum isolate 1008001.06 chromosome A05, Gossypium_hirsutum_v2.1, whole genome shotgun sequence genome harbors these coding sequences:
- the LOC107959966 gene encoding probable inositol transporter 2, which translates to MEGGIHTSTDTSAFKECLSLTWRNPYVLRLAFSAGIGGLLFGYDTGVISGALLYIRDDFKSVDRETVLQESIVSMAVAGAIIGAAVGGWMNDRFGRRRVLIIADFLFFVGAVIMASAPGAAFLIVGRIFVGLGVGMASMTSPLYISEASPAKIRGALVSTNGFLITGGQFLSYLINLAFTKAPGTWRWMVGVAGFPALLQFILMLLLPESPRWLYRKGREEAAKVIMRKIYPAHEVEQEIQDLKESVEAEIKEEGSSETINIIKLLKTKAVRRGLTAGVGLQAFQQFVGINTVMYYSPTIVQLAGFASNRTALLLSLVTAGLNAFGSIVSIYFIDRTGRKKLLIISLIGVVVSLGVLSGVFHETTTHSPMVSRVETSHFSNITCPDYSSALNSGAWDCMTCLKASSPDCGFCSSPTNKLLPGACLISNDAVKDTCHKETRLWYTRGCPSKYGWLALIGLALYIIFFSPGMGSVPWIMNSEIYPLRFRGLCGGIAATANWISNLIVAQSFLSLTEAIGTSWTFLIFGVISVVALLFVIIYVPETKGLPIEEIEKMLEGRALHYKFWEKGNKPHEKSQAT; encoded by the exons ATGGAAGGAGGGATACATACAAGCACTGATACCTCAGCTTTCAAGGAATGTCTCTCTCTAACATGGAGAAACCCTTATGTTCTTCGCCTTGCTTTCTCTGCTGGAATTGGTGGCCTTCTCTTTGGCTACGACACTg GTGTGATATCTGGTGCTCTCCTTTACATTAGAGATGATTTCAAGTCTGTGGATAGAGAGACTGTTCTACAG GAGAGCATAGTGAGCATGGCAGTTGCTGGAGCCATCATTGGAGCTGCAGTGGGTGGGTGGATGAATGATCGATTTGGAAGGAGAAGAGTACTTATCATTGCTGATTTCTTGTTTTTTGTTGGAGCTGTAATCATGGCCTCTGCTCCTGGTGCTGCTTTTTTGATTGTCGGCCGAATTTTTGTTGGACTCGGTGTCGGAATGGCGTCAATGACTTCTCCTCTTTATATTTCAGAAGCATCCCCGGCCAAAATCCGTGGTGCCCTTGTTAGTACCAACGGATTTCTTATCACTGGTGGCCAGTTCCTGTCCTACCTTATCAACTTGGCTTTTACCAAA GCACCAGGGACATGGAGGTGGATGGTTGGAGTTGCAGGATTTCCAGCACTTTTGCAGTTCATTCTAATGTTACTTCTTCCAGAATCACCCCGTTGGCTATACCGCAAG GGAAGAGAAGAAGCAGCCAAAGTGATAATGAGGAAAATTTACCCAGCTCATGAAGTGGAACAAGAAATTCAAGATTTAAAGGAATCCGTGGAGGCTGAAATCAAGGAAGAAGGGTCTTCCGAAACGATTAACATTATTAAACTGTTGAAAACCAAAGCAGTGAGGCGAGGGCTCACTGCTGGCGTAGGACTCCAAGCTTTCCAACAATTTGTTGGCATAAACACAGTCATGTATTACAGTCCGACCATAGTTCAGTTAGCTGGTTTTGCCTCTAACCGGACAGCTCTCCTCCTTTCCCTTGTCACTGCAGGCCTCAATGCCTTTGGCTCCATTGTCAGCATTTACTTTATTGACAGGACAGGGAGGAAGAAGCTGCTAATAATTAGTTTAATTGGAGTGGTGGTTTCACTTGGTGTATTATCAGGAGTTTTCCATGAGACCACAACACATTCTCCAATGGTTAGCAGGGTTGAAACATCTCACTTTTCAAACATTACATGTCCGGATTATAGTTCAGCTTTAAACTCCGGTGCTTGGGATTGCATGACGTGTTTGAAGGCTTCATCTCCAGATTGTGGTTTCTGTTCTTCACCAACAAACAAG TTGCTGCCAGGAGCTTGTCTGATCTCAAATGACGCAGTGAAGGATACGTGCCATAAAGAAACTAGGCTATGGTACACAAGGGGATGTCCAAGCAAATATGGATGGCTCGCGCTGATCGGTCTGGCTCTCTACATCATATTCTTCTCACCTGGAATGGGAAGTGTCCCATGGATAATGAACTCTGAGATTTATCCACTCAGGTTCAGAGGATTATGTGGGGGAATTGCTGCAACAGCTAATTGGATCTCGAATCTCATAGTGGCCCAGTCCTTTCTATCACTTACAGAAGCAATAGGAACATCTTGGACATTCCTAATATTTGGGGTAATCTCCGTGGTGGCTTTACTCTTTGTGATCATCTATGTGCCAGAAACAAAGGGGCTGCCTATCGAGGAGATTGAGAAGATGTTGGAGGGTAGAGCTTTACACTACAAGTTCTGGGAGAAAGGTAATAAACCACATGAGAAGAGCCAAGCTACTTGA